A genomic window from Fusarium oxysporum Fo47 chromosome X, complete sequence includes:
- a CDS encoding major facilitator superfamily domain-containing protein gives MLGFGKKHEGDASDEAPHDEVHTPQDDIPQRPWIETALPVFACGAGLFSDGYINNVIGSVNTTLKRQYGDVYANSNAFKYVSDIAFAGTVVGQLVFGFLADHWSRTNTLMVSTVILIIFTALAAGSYWHGQAVGMFNMLTAWRFFVGIGIGGEYPAGSVGCAESSGQMKKGTRNRWFILFTNSMIDFGFVIGAFVPYVVAAACHNGHYSTIWRTSLGIGVVFPLILFVLRLRLKEPEEFAKESMRRQTPYSLVLRYYWFRLLCVSLVWFLYNFSSYAFGIYSSSILAGIYGDGANLTTVFGWNTVINMFYLPGTLIGAFVSDWIGPRYTLILGVTLQAIVGFIMAGVYDKISTQIAAFAVVFGIFQALGELGPGNNIGLLAAKTCATGVRGRYYGIAAAVGKIGAFVGTYVFPYIQAAGGNKTESAQYPFWVSSSLCILSALIVFFCIPHVGQDTITVEDQKFREYLQANGYDTAQMGFDSVGIEGGEVNVTKTDEK, from the exons ATGCTGGGGTTCGGGAAGAAACACGAGGGCGATGCCTCTGATGAAGCCCCTCATGATGAAGTACACACGCCTCAAGACGACATTCCTCAGAGGCCTTGGATTGAGACTGCCCTCCCAGTGTTTGCTTGCGGTGCCGGTCTTTTCTCAGATGGCTACATCAACAAC GTCATTGGTTCTGTCAACACCACCTTGAAACGACAATATGGAGATGTCTATGCCAACTCTAATGCCTTCAAATACGTCTCTGACATCGCCTTCGCTGGAACAGTTGTTGGCCAGCTCGTCTTTGGTTTCCTTGCTGATCATTGGTCGCGAACCAATACGCTCATGGTCTCAACcgtcattctcatcatttTCACTGCGCTGGCAGCTGGATCTTACTGGCATGGACAGGCAGTCGGAATGTTCAACATGCTGACTGCTTGGCGATTCTTTGTCGGTATCGGTATCGGAG GTGAATATCCAGCTGGTAGCGTTGGATGCGCCGAGTCCAGCGgtcagatgaagaagggaacCCGAAACCGTTGGTTCATTCTCTTCACAAACTCAATGATCGATTTTGGCTTCGTCATTGGTGCTTTCGTCCCTT ACGTTGTTGCCGCCGCATGCCATAATGGCCACTACAGCACCATCTGGAGGACAAGTCTTGGCATTGGAGTCGTCTTCCCTCTTatcctcttcgtccttcGACTTCGACTCAAGGAGCCCGAGGAGTTCGCCAAGGAGTCGATGAGACGCCAAACACCATACTCGCTGGTCTTGCGCTACTACTGGTTCCGACTGCTCTGCGTCAGTCTGGTTTGGTTCCTCTACAAC TTTTCCTCCTACGCCTTCGGTATCTACTCCTCCTCGATTCTTGCTGGAATCTATGGCGATGGCGCGAACCTAACCACTGTCTTTGGCTGGAACACTGTCATCAACATGTTCTATCTGCCAGGTACTCTCATCGGTGCATTTGTCAGTGACTGGATCGGTCCTCGATACACTCTCATCCTCGGTGTTACTCTCCAAGCCATCGTCGGATTCATCATGGCCGGTGTCTATGACAAGATTTCCACCCAAATCGCGGCTTTCGCTGTCGTCTTCGGAATCTTTCAAGCTCTTGGTGAACTCGGCCCCGGAAACAACATCGGTCTTCTCGCTGCAAAGACATGTGCCACTGGTGTCCGTGGCCGATATTACGGTATCGCCGCTGCCGTTGGCAAGATTGGTGCTTTCGTCGGTACCTATGTGTTTCCCTACATCCAGGCCGCTGGAGGAAACAAGACTGAGTCAGCCCAGTACCCTTTCTGGGTCTCATCCAGTCTCTGCATCCTCTCAGCTCTTATCGTGTTCTTCTGCATCCCCCACGTTGGACAAGACACCATCACCGTTGAAGATCAAAAGTTCCGCGAATACCTCCAGGCCAATGGATACGATACTGCGCAGATGGGCTTCGACTCTGTTGGTATTGAGGGCGGGGAAGTGAATGTCACAAAAACAGACGAGAAGTGA
- a CDS encoding chaperonin 10-like protein, with protein MTTKAIVFVEKGKATIQEVPKPKLRDDYILVKVNAVGLNPTDWKHIDFGLTQPGSRIGCDYAGIVEEVGPKVTKSFKKGDRISGVVHGADATQLENGGFAEYIVAKGDVQIKTPDNVTDEEAATLGISIATVGQGLYKTLGLTLPTEGKKSDEFILIHGGSTATGIYGIQFAKLSGLRVIATASPHNFDYLKSLGAEAVFDYKLPNVAEEIRKYTNNTLKLAWDCTAQDVAISAGAISTEGGKYATLLPVDKQQLLDVNPKVDGPYVTLMYSIFGERFFKGQETPAQPEEFEFAKKFWEISRQLLEEGKVKAPQTFVNRGGSGFEGILKGLDELRANKVSGGKLVYTL; from the exons ATGACTACCAAGGCTATCGTATTCGTCGAGAAGGGCAAGGCCACTATCCAGGAGGTCCCGAAGCCCAAGCTCCGAGACGATTATATCCTCGTCAAGGTCAATGCCGTTGGCTTGAACCCTACCGACTGGAAGCATATCGACTTTGGACTCACGCAACCTGGTTCTAGAATCGGATGTGACTACGCTGGTATCGTCGAGGAAGTTGGCCCCAAGGTCACCAAGTCTTTCAAGAAGGGCGACCGGATCAGCGGTGTAGTCCATGGAGC TGATGCAACTCAGCTCGAGAACGGAGGCTTTGCCGAGTACATTGTGGCAAAGGGAGATGTACAGATCAAGACGCCCGATAATGTTACTGACGAAGAGGCTGCTACTCTCGGTATTTCTATTGCCACGGTA GGCCAAGGCCTTTACAAGACCCTGGGACTGACTCTACCCAccgagggcaagaagagcGACGAGTTTATCCTCATTCACGGCGGTAGCACTGCAACTGGCATTTACGGTATCCAGTTCGCCAAACTTTCGGGGCTGAGGGTTATCGCGACTGCTTCTCCTCACAACTTCGACTATCTCAAGTCCCTCGGAGCCGAGGCAGTCTTTGATTACAAGTTGCCCAACGTTGCTGAGGAAATTCGCAAGTacaccaacaacaccctcAAGCTCGCCTGGGACTGCACCGCGCAAGACGTCGCCATCAGTGCTGGAGCTATCAGCACCGAGGGCGGCAAGTACGCTACTCTTCTGCCAGTCGACAAGCAACAATTGCTCGACGTGAACCCCAAGGTCGATGGACCTTATGTCACGCTTATGTACTCCATCTTTGGCGAGCGATTCTTCAAGGGACAGGAGACTCCTGCTCAGCCTGAAGAGTTTGAGTTTGCGAAGAAGTTCTGGGAGATCAGCCGACAGCTGCTTGAGGAGGGTAAGGTGAAGGCTCCTCAGACGTTTGTCAACCGCGGCGGTAGTGGCTTTGAAGGTATTCTGAAAGGCTTGGATGAATTGAGAGCGAACAAGGTTTCTGGAGGAAAGCTGGTGTATACTCTGTGA
- a CDS encoding Alpha/Beta hydrolase protein has product MNTSPELFAQLTNRLRICYQTFGDPSDPAVILVPGNADSMIVWAEDLIEKLQSSEDGKKYFVIRFDPRDTGLSTEFPVPGGYSIGDMAGDIEGLANHLKLNDPSKGFHIVGLSKGGPVAYTVAARMPQHVKSLSLLYTSPGVSPELPIKGGLDLGFQPMLAGFGDQRETAIKNGMTVYDAHTTQPDAEERKEVEKAVRRLVERDIKGGTLYSKAPNHGAASYEKDGWPRVDTLKMIKCPTTVVQAGKDQIFGEIHGEALAKAIPGNVEYVLWDDVGHEMPRRIWSRMAKVLQKNWERGQSADHVGA; this is encoded by the coding sequence ATGAACACCTCACCAGAACTGTTCGCCCAGCTCACTAATAGATTGCGTATCTGTTATCAAACCTTTGGCGATCCGTCAGACCCTGCGGTCATACTCGTGCCAGGCAATGCGGATTCAATGATAGTATGGGCAGAAGATCTTATCGAAAAGCTTCAGTCTTCCGAAGATGGCAAGAAGTACTTCGTAATCCGCTTCGATCCAAGAGACACGGGCCTGTCAACTGAGTTTCCGGTGCCGGGCGGATACTCAATTGGAGATATGGCAGGCGACATTGAAGGACTCGCAAACCACTTGAAACTCAACGATCCCTCAAAGGGCTTCCATATTGTTGGTCTGAGCAAAGGAGGTCCAGTCGCCTACACGGTCGCTGCACGTATGCCCCAGCATGTCAAAAGCCTGTCGCTTCTGTATACGTCTCCCGGCGTGAGTCCTGAGCTCCCAATCAAAGGAGGACTTGATCTCGGATTCCAACCTATGCTGGCCGGCTTCGGAGATCAGAGGGAAACGGCCATCAAAAACGGAATGACCGTTTATGACGCACACACAACGCAGCCTGATGCGGAAGAGAGAAAGGAGGTGGAGAAGGCGGTGAGACGTCTGGTGGAACGGGATATCAAAGGTGGCACATTGTACAGCAAAGCTCCGAATCACGGCGCCGCGTCGTACGAAAAAGATGGCTGGCCAAGGGTTGACACGCTCAAGATGATCAAATGTCCGACCACGGTTGTGCAAGCAGGCAAGGATCAGATCTTTGGGGAGATTCACGGAGAAGCCTTGGCGAAAGCGATACCCGGTAATGTTGAGTATGTGCTTTGGGATGATGTTGGGCATGAGATGCCACGACGCATCTGGAGCAGAATGGCCAAGGTGCTGCAGAAGAATTGGGAGAGGGGCCAAAGCGCGGACCATGTTGGCGCCTGA
- a CDS encoding uncharacterized protein (domain of unknown function-domain containing protein), with translation METADNDQERKARERLRRENEDRNGPGKRPYRIDRWRIGTDANSEEEPKTSSTQNMARPREEEEPPSQQLIIARQSSSNSGVVISVDHRLLHLISFNVCRGMMTNKKMMRLFAEFIIEFDFPTLEPQSKTYCGISIVRPIDREYLPLPTRLEPTQIQMTLPHPCWIDIFPFPGLRDNLIRKQLTYDHIQFLEDLVGDFVYIHPPAVPSPRCVTPPPSKLEGGYQPKENAGMILWGEPHLSESWEVTPSFLAKWSWLIGECKDLVQVSNNWRRSRGEQPLRPVRVS, from the exons ATGGAGACTGCCGATAATGATCAGGAGCGCAAGGCTC GGGAACgcttgagaagagagaacGAGGATAGGAATGGGCCAGGCAAACGACCTTATCGAATTGACCGCTGGAGGATCGGTACCGACGCAAACAGTGAAGAAGAACCCAAGACTTCTTCAACCCAGAATATGGCGCGgcccagagaagaagaagagccgCCATCGCAGCAACTTATCATAGCAAGGCAATCTAGCTCCAACTCGGGCGTAGTCATCTCTGTTGAccatcgccttcttcacctcatcagcttcaatgTTTGCCGAGGCATGATGACCAACAAGAAAATGATGAGGCTGTTTGCAGAGTTCATCATAGAATTCGACTTCCCAACACTAGAACCTCAGTCAAAGACATACTGCGGCATCTCTATCGTTCGACCTATTGACCGAGAATATCTACCACTACCAACTCGCCTTGAGCCAACTCAGATTCAGATGACCTTGCCACATCCTTGCTGGATCGATATCTTCCCGTTTCCAGGGCTCAGAGATAATCTCATTCGGAAGCAACTCACATATGATCACATACAATTTCTGGAGGATTTGGTCGGTGATTTCGTGTACATACACCCTCCGGCTGTTCCGTCACCCAGGTGCGTCACGCCGCCACCCAGCAAACTAGAAGGAGGATATCAACCAAAGGAAAATGCTGGAATGATCTTATGGGGCGAGCCGCATCTCAGTGAGAGCTGGGAAGTTACTCCAAGCTTTCTGGCAAAATGGTCATGGTTAATCGGAGAGTGCAAGGATCTTGTTCAAGTTTCAAACAACTGGAGACGGAGTCGAGGGGAACAACCACTGCGACCAGTCCGTGTTTCTTGA
- a CDS encoding uncharacterized protein (of unknown function-domain containing protein) yields the protein MLPSFLLTSLLCLSTVSALPNPIIAERAACDCTGTRDGGSSSKDYICRDARLGPTKLPKKLPLSATVESYNRFGGLTPIQFLQTWTDEKGNYKYPPQNGFQLDANGNAINGSMVLQVGTLVDRFGSEYGSYVSAASAPYSQRALPPSNLATNPDTPDFPYNYHVYRVIKPLTVVGGPIAPWFGQPGLGAQFFTGETGNVKFLIEQNYLQKEDPSALVYKSDGCA from the exons ATGCTTCCCTCTTTTCTCCTCACATCGCTGCTGTGCCTCTCCACAGTCTCAGCTCTGCCCAACCCAATTATCGCTGAGAGAGCAGCCTGCGATTGTACCGGCACTCGCGACGGTGGATCCAGCTCCAAAGATTACATCTGCCGTGATGCTCGGCTCGGCCCTACGAAGCTTCCAAAGAAGCTCCCGCTGAGCGCAACCGTGGAGAGCTACAACCGCTTCGGTGGCCTTACACCAATTCAATTCCTCCAGACATGGACAGACGAGAAGGGCAACTACAAATACCCTCCGCAGAATGGCTTCCAGCTTGACGCGAATGGCAATGCCATCAATGGCAGCATGGTTCTCCAGGTCGGAACTCTCGTAGATCGATTTGGAAGCGAATACG GATCATACGTCTCTGCTGCCTCTGCTCCCTACTCGCAAAGAGCTCTCCCTCCTTCAAACTTGGCTACAAACCCCGATACTCCAGACTTCCCGTACAACTACCACGTCTACCGGGTCATCAAGCCTCTTACAGTGGTTGGAGGACCTATCGCGCCTTGGTTTGGCCAGCCCGGTCTCGGAGCGCAGTTCTTCACTGGCGAAACTGGTAATGTCAAGTTTTTGATTGAGCAAAACTATTTGCAGAAGGAGGATCCGTCAGCTCTTGTTTACAAGTCTGATGGTTGCGCATGA
- a CDS encoding glycoside hydrolase, which translates to MHCNLSLGVVAALLAGANAHGHVAKVIAGGKEYTGGIPHGAPSDAVGWAAGNQDNGFVSPDAFKSADIICHKSAKPVSNAVVVAAGDVVTLKWDTWPESHHGPVTEYLAPVSGDFASINKQSLRWVKVAQKGLKSGSNPGDWASDDLIRDGFSWKFTVPKNLKAGKYVLRHEIIGLHSAGQANGAQAYPQCINLEVTGSGGQAISGGGDFTTFYTPTDPGILFNLYQSFSSYPIPGPAVRTI; encoded by the coding sequence ATGCACTGCAACCTCTCTCTCGGTGTCGTGGCTGCTCTCCTCGCTGGAGCCAACGCCCACGGTCACGTCGCAAAGGTCATTGCCGGTGGCAAGGAGTACACCGGTGGTATTCCCCACGGTGCTCCCTCTGACGCTGTCGGCTGGGCCGCTGGCAACCAGGACAACGGCTTCGTTTCACCCGATGCCTTCAAGTCCGCCGATATCATCTGCCACAAGAGCGCTAAGCCCGTCTCCAACGCCGTCGTTGTTGCCGCTGGTGATGTTGTCACTCTGAAGTGGGACACCTGGCCCGAGTCTCACCACGGCCCCGTCACTGAGTACCTCGCTCCCGTCAGCGGTGACTTtgccagcatcaacaagcagAGCCTCCGATGGGTCAAGGTCGCTCAGAAGGGTCTCAAGTCTGGCAGCAACCCCGGTGACTGGGCCTCCGACGATCTCATCCGCGATGGCTTCTCATGGAAGTTCACCGTCcccaagaacctcaaggcCGGTAAATACGTTCTCCGACACGAGATCATCGGTCTTCACTCTGCTGGCCAGGCCAACGGTGCTCAGGCCTACCCCCAGTGCATCAACCTCGAGGTTACTGGCAGTGGCGGCCAGGCTATCAGCGGTGGTGGCGACTTCACTACCTTCTACACTCCCACCGACCCTGGTatcctcttcaacctctaCCAGTCTTTCTCTTCCTACCCCATTCCCGGCCCTGCTGTGCGAACTATCTAA
- a CDS encoding Alpha/Beta hydrolase protein has translation MLLPFLITLPLLFLAFLAIIILLDLLALEDLEDFPVLLPLPLPLPLLPLPALPTFPLQAFLLLKSATELTRASMTPRPLRFSSPKSLDKAWKGPRSATEFGWMCIGYGSDTQSLGNPVNEDCLTINIVRPSGVKAGDELPVGLWVHGGSYTNGGSRDPRYNLSYIVDQSVKEGKPIVAASINYRVSQWGFLFSEEMQKENAGNLGFKDQRLAMRWLQDNVAAFGGSPDKVTIWGESAGARSLGMQLVAYEGQHNSLFRAAVLESGSPVALFKEASDWQEYYDALVKKTGCDSASDNLECLRGLPWETLNNIFNNTTPLDVTAPTLTAVIDGDFMTAQASKLLLAGKFAHVPLLMGNNFDEGTAYGKKGINTTEQFQSWLSSLGLSQTQVATATTLYPDIPDEGIPASFIGRPTNEYGSQWKRAAAFAGDFQQHAGRRLLAQVYSASSIPVFSYLWNVYVNGLPAILGATHFQEVAFVFNNVKGVGYKPNPFEGKPETFVELADLMSKMWVSFMHDLTPNTVKTAPSHVTWPQYTLAEPLNIVFDVNKTDLSYTAVDNVRKEEVAFLLDSVFA, from the exons ATGCTTCTGCCCTTCCTCATAACCCTGCCCCTCCTGTTCCTGGCGTTCCTGGcgatcatcatcctcctgGACCTCCTGGCCCTCGAGGACCTCGAGGACTTCCCAGTCCTCCTTCCcctccctctccctctccctctgctCCCGCTCCCGGCCCTCCCCACGTTTCCCCTCCAGGCGTTCCTACTGCTCAAGTCTGCAACGGAACTTACCAGGGCAAGCATGACACCAC GCCCGTTGCGTTTCTCTTCACCCAAGTCTCTTGATAAGGCCTGGAAGGGACCTCGATCTGCCACTGAGTTCGGATGGATGTGTATTGGTTACGGCTCTGATACCCAGAGCCTCGGTAACCCTGTCAATGAGGACTGCTTGACCATTAACATCGTACGACCTTCTGGTGTCAAGGCCGGAGATGAGCTCCCCGTTGGTCTTTGGGTTCATGGAGGC AGCTACACCAACGGCGGTTCCCGAGACCCTAGGTACAACCTGAGCTACATCGTTGATCAATCGGTCAAGGAGGGTAAGCCCATTGTCGCTGCCTCCATCAACTACCGTGTGTCGCAATGGGGTTTCCTCTTCAGCGAAGAGATGCAGAAGGAGAATGCTGGTAACTTGGGCTTCAAGGATCAGCGCCTGGCTATGAGATGGCTTCAGGACAACGTCGCGGCCTTCGGTGGTAGCCCCGACAAGGTCACTATCTGGGGAGAGTCTGCTGGCGCTCGATCCCTGGGTATGCAGCTTGTCGCTTACGAGGGCCAGCACAACAGCCTCTTCCGTGCTGCTGTTCTCGAGTCAGGTAGCCCTGTTGCGCTGTTCAAGGAGGCTTCTGATTGGCAGGAGTACTATGACgctcttgtcaagaagactgGATGCGACTCTGCCTCCGACAACCTCGAGTGTCTTCGTGGCCTTCCTTGGGAGaccctcaacaacatcttcaacaacactaCCCCTCTCGACGTCACCGCCCCTACTCTCACTGCTGTGATCGACGGTGACTTCATGACCGCCCAGGCCTCTAAGCTACTTCTGGCTGGCAAGTTCGCTCACGTTCCTCTTCTCATGGGTAACAACTTCGATGAGGGTACTGCCTACGGTAAGAAGGGTATCAACACTACCGAGCAGTTTCAGTCCTGGCTCTCCAGCCTCGGCCTCAGCCAGACTCAGGTCGCTACTGCTACTACTCTGTACCCTGATATCCCTGATGAGGGGATCCCCGCATCTTTCATTGGCCGTCCTACCAACGAGTATGGCTCCCAGTGGAAGCGTGCCGCCGCCTTCGCTGGTGACTTCCAACAGCACGCTGGACGACGTCTCTTGGCCCAGGTCTACTCGGCCTCTTCCATCCCCGTCTTCTCCTACCTCTGGAACGTTTACGTCAATGGCCTTCCCGCCATCCTTGGAGCTACCCACTTCCAGGAGGTTGCTTTCGTCTTCAACAACGTTAAGGGTGTTGGCTACAAGCCCAACCCCTTTGAAGGCAAGCCTGAGACTTTCGTTGAGCTTGCTGACCTCATGAGCAAGATGTGGGTTTCTTTCATGCACGACTTGACCCCCAATACTGTCAAAACTGCTCCCAGCCATGTTACCTGGCCTCAGTACACGCTTGCAGAGCCTCTTAACATTGTCTTCGATGTCAACAAGACTGACCTCAGCTACACTGCTGTCGACAACGTCCGAAaggaggaggttgctttcCTTCTCGACAGTGTCTTTGCTTAA
- a CDS encoding cytochrome P450, whose translation MHRLVVPFTFVPRMASIVSPGDEAAVSNASLTFKDDISNRNGLLSSYLNGYSNTQILLTILVVLIAYDQCMYLWRKGPIAGPAFKIPFMGPFIRALYPKFDHYLAQWASGPLSCVSVFHKFVVLASDRDIAHKVFKSPTYAKPCIVPMAETLLRPSAWVFLQGKAHTEYRKGLNGLFVNKALSTYLPVQEKVYDDYFGRFVAASEANKGKPMAFMRLFREINCALSCRTFFGDYISQDAVEKIADDFYEVTAALELVNVPLSVYIPFTKCWKGKRTADAVLAEFAKCAAACKANMASGAEPRCIVDQWVLHMMESKKYYDRIAAGEEGVEKPRNLIREFTDDEIGQTMFTFLFASQDASSSATTWLFQVLAQRPDVLDRLREENLAVRNGNRHQPFELPMLESLPYTNAVIKELLRYRPPVIFVPYEATKSFPVTPKYTVSKGTLIVPTCYPALHDPQAYPNPETFDPDRWITGDAESKTKNWLVFGAGPHDCLARKYVPLTMAAMIGKASLELDWVHHATSRSEEIRVFATLFPEDECQLVFTKRE comes from the exons ATGCATAGACTAGTTGTTCCGTTCACTTTCGTTCCCAGAATGGCATCTATAGTTAGCCCCGGAGATGAGGCAGCTGTCAGCAACGCCAGCTTAACCTTTAAAGATGACATATCCAACAGGAATGGGCTGCTCTCAAGCTACCTGAATGGCTACAGCAATACTCAGATACTCCTCACGATCCTAGTTGTCTTGATTGCATACGACCAATGCATGTATCTTTGGCGTAAGGGCCCAATTGCCGGTCCAGCTTTCAAGATCCCTTTCATGGGCCCCTTCATCCGAGCACTCTATCCCAAGTTCGACCACTATCTTGCTCAATGGGCTAGCGGTCCTCTGAGTTGCGTTTCGGTATTCCACAA GTTCGTCGTCCTCGCCTCCGACCGAGATATCGCACACAAAGTGTTCAAGTCCCCAACATACGCCAAACCATGCATCGTCCCCATGGCCGAAACCCTCCTGCGACCAAGCGCCTGGGTCTTCCTTCAAGGCAAGGCACATACTGAGTACCGCAAAGGACTCAACGGGCTCTTTGTCAACAAAGCTCTCAGCACTTACCTACCCGTCCAGGAGAAGGTATACGATGATTACTTCGGCCGGTTCGTAGCAGCAAGCGAGGCCAACAAGGGGAAGCCTATGGCATTCATGCGTCTTTTCCGAGAGATCAATTGCGCTCTCTCTTGTCGAACGTTCTTTGGAGATTACATATCTCAAGATGCTGTCGAGAAGATCGCTGACGACTTTTATGAGGTCACGGCTGCCCTTGAGCTCGTCAACGTACCTCTCTCCGTCTACATCCCCTTTACAAAGTGTTGGAAAGGAAAGCGTACAGCAGATGCTGTGCTGGCTGAGTTCGCAAAGTGTGCTGCAGCTTGTAAGGCTAATATGGCTTCTGGTGCTGAGCCACGATGTATCGTTGATCAATGGGTTTTGCACATGATGGAGTCCAAGAAATACTACGATCGTATTGCTGCGGGAGAAGAGGGAGTTGAGAAACCACGAAACTTGATACGTGAGTTTACAGACGATGAAATCGGGCAGACTATGTTTACCTTCTTGTTCGCCTCCCAAGATGCCTCCAGCAGCGCCACTACGTGGCTATTCCAGGTCCTCGCTCAACGCCCCGATGTTCTCGATCGTCTTCGAGAAGAGAATCTCGCCGTACGAAACGGTAACAGGCACCAACCGTTCGAGCTACCAATGCTCGAGTCCCTTCCCTACACCAACGCAGTCATTAAAGAGCTTCTTCGATATCGTCCTCCAGTCATATTTGTCCCCTATGAGGCTACCAAATCCTTCCCTGTCACACCCAAGTACACAGTATCCAAAGGCACTCTCATCGTCCCTACGTGCTATCCCGCGCTTCACGATCCTCAAGCCTATCCAAACCCTGAGACTTTTGACCCTGACCGATGGATCACGGGTGATGCCGAGTCCAAGACAAAGAATTGGCTTGTCTTTGGAGCTGGTCCTCACGATTGCCTGGCTCGCAAGTACGTTCCGCTAACTATGGCTGCCATGATTGGCAAGGCTTCTCTAGAACTAGACTGGGTGCATCATGCAACCAGCCGTTCGGAGGAGATTAGAGTGTTTGCTACTTTATTTCCTGAG GATGAATGCCAGCTGGTCTTCACCAAGAGAGAGTAG